Genomic segment of Saprospiraceae bacterium:
AATGTGGCCTATCCGGTAAGTACGATTCAAAATGGAACCTTGCTTCAAAATGAAAAATTATATGCGCACGAATATGGCCATCATTGGTGGGGCGATGTAACGACGCTTGACGACGCACGGGATATGTGGATTAAAGAAGGCAATGCCGAATACGCCAGCCATTTATTTATTGAAAAAGCTTATGGAAAAGATGAGTTTATCGAAACTGTAAAATCCAATTTGTCAAATATTTTGTTTAATGCACATAAGAATGATGGTGGTTTTCTACCCCTGTCGCCGATGCCATATGACCAAACTTATGGAACCACCACCTACCGTAAAGGTGCAGCCATGATTCATAACATGCGTGGATATTTAGGAGATGAACGTTACCGCAATGTTTGTACTATGATTTTCGATAGTTTGAATGGTAAATCTATGAATGCCTATGAATTCAGAGATTTTTTAAATCGAAACAGTGGGGTTGATATGACGGCTTATTTTGATGATTATGTTTTTAATCCTGGATATTGCACGTTTTACATCGATTCATTTATGGTGTATAATATGAATGGACAGCATTATGCTTACATCCAGGTGAAACAAAAATCATATCATGCCAATCATTTGTATCGGGATGTACCACTAACATTTACGATGTACAATCAAAATCTGGAAAAGCAAGTAATCAAACAAAAGGTAAGCGGAGACTCGTATGATTTTAATGTATTGCTACCTGATGGCTACAGTCCGTCTTTCGTTTTAATAAATGAAGACCAGCAATTAAATCTGGCAAGTTTACAAAGTCATACAATTATAAATAAAACGGGAACGGCCAATCTGCCTAATACGGCAATTACCGTAAACGTGGGTGAGGTGAGTGATAGCAGTTATGTAAATATTGTTCATCACCTGGTTGGACCGGAAACCGACCGCAAAGCAATTAATATTGATAAAATCTCAACCAATCATTTTTGGCAAGTGCACACTGTGAATCATGGCAAGCTGGCCATCGATGGGCGAATTGAATACAACGGAATTGATACGCAAAGTATTGACAGCGACATATTGTATAAGTCAGAAGACAGTCTGATCTTAGTCTATAGAAAAGATTGGTCAGAACCCTGGAAAGAATACACAGATTACAATAAATTGATAGTTAACCCAACAGATAAAAGAGGATTTGTACGCATAACAAAATTAATAGCTGGGGATTATGCATTGGCACACGGGTACCATGTCGCAGTGGCAAATCATGATTTTAATGAACGTTTATTTAATGTATATCCCAATCCTGCTACAGATAAAATTCATGTGGTTGGTGAACACACGAATGAAATAAGCAAATGCGAAATCATAGACCGGAGTGGAAAAAATGTTCTTGAATGCGATTTTTATGATACCATAGATATTAGTCATTTGATAAGCGGATCTTATATTTTGCATACTTTTAATAAGTCTGGAAAAATTTTATCTGCTACGCATTTTATTAAAAAATAAGTGTATCCGAAAATGAAATCCTTGAATTTAATTTGCTTGGTATTGATGCCTTTGATGTCTTTTGCACAAGCAGGTGTATTAGATCAAACGTTTTCAGGAGACGGAAAATTAATTTCAGCAGTTGGCAGTGGAGATGATCAGGCTTATGGAGTTGCATGTCAGTCAAATGGAAAAATTGTGGTAGTTGGAACATCTGAAAATAATTCAAATACTGATTTTGCAATCGTCCGATATAATGTTGATGGTAGTTTGGATAATAGTTTTAGCGGAGATGGAAAACTTCAGCTGGATATTGCTGGTGGCAATGATGAGGCCAGAGCTGTTGTTGTTTTATCCAATGGCATGTTATTAATAAGTGGGTTTGCATCGGTTGGGAGTACCATCGATTTTGCCGCAGTGCTCCTTAGTTCGGATGGTAAACTAGTCAATGCGTTTAGTGGAGATGGAAAGGCGACGGTCGATTTCAGTGGTACGGACGATTACTGTTATTCTATGGTGGTGTACAATGATAAAATTTATTTAGCAGGGAGTTCAATTGCAAATAGCCAGGAAGAATTTGCAGTAGCTATTTTACAGATGAATGGAATGCTGGATGTTGCTTTTGATGGCGACGGGAAAACAACCATAAACATTGGAGCTGGTCCGGATTACGGACGTGCAATTGCGATCCAGGCAGATGGTAAAGTGGTACTGGCTGGATACACGGGTTCGGATTTTAATAATGATTTTGCTACCGTTCGATTATTAGCAGATGGAAAACCCGACCCTGCTTTTAGCCAGGATGGAAAGGTAATTACAGACATTGGCCCTAACTGGGAGCGTGCATTTTCAATTGCAGTCCAACAAGATCAGAAGATTGTTGTTTCAGGATTTACGTTTAATAACACAGGAGATGATTTTGCATTGGTTCGATTTTTACCAGATGGTAGTTTAGATAAAAGTTTTAGTATGGATGGAATTGTTGTGCAAGCAATAGGAACACGTTTTGATGAAGGCTATGCCATGATTTTACAAGCTGATGGGAAAATTTTAGTAACTGGTGAAGCTGCACAACCATCAAGCGATGCAGATTTTGGATTGGCCCGATTTACAGATGCAGGCATTTTAGATAAAACATTTAGTGGCGATGGAAGCATTATAACTCCAATGGGTAGTTTGATGAGTGAAGATGTGGCTTATGCAATTGCCATTCAACCAGATGGTAAAATTGTAATAGCTGGAGAAGCTGAAAATGGAACTAATTTGGATTTCGCTGTGGCAAGATATACATCAGGCCTTGTAATTAATACAGAGCAATCTGTATCTATATTGGAGGAAGCTCGTATTTTTCCAAATCCGGTACTAGATTATTTTTTATTGGATTTTAAGTTGAATGAAGACAAAAGACTTTGTATTGACTTAGTTGATTCAGGGGGTAAAAAACTTCAATCATTTTTTACAAACTACCAATTTACTCCAGGAGCACATAAATTAAGCTGTAAACTAACTCCGGACTTAACGAATGGAAAATACTATGTTTTAATTTCTTCAGAGAATCAAAGACAGATTCTGGAATTTGTGAAATTAAATAAGAACTGAATCGCCTTATTTCAATTTAAATGCCAATCCAACATTAAAATTAGTGGCAATAATCCGATCTGCGTTGGGTCCAAAACCATTGGGAGTATCTCCAATTTTTTTAGGGCCTAACATGGCATTTAATTCAATTTCAGAATAGAGATTTAGTTTTGAATTCAATTGATGATTCACCCGAATGCCCGTAACAACATTGGCAAATGAATTCACTCCAAATGTTCCGCCATCCAATAAACCTTGGTTGGAATCATTGCGCACCCGGGTACTAAGTACTGAATTATCTTTGGTCCCATAGGCAATTCCTTGATGGACTGTACCGGATAAGTTGGTGATTGTGTCAAGTGTAAAATAATTTTTTAATGCAGCACTGATGGACAAGCCAAGTTTTGCACTCACGCTCCAATGGTTGCGCTGCACAACTTGTCTGTGTAGCAATACCGGAATCGAAAGAATGTGAGATTGAATTTTATCAAATCTGATTTTATAGTAACCGTTTTCAAAACTGCCCAATGTTTCTGACATATTGGGCTGATAGGACAAATGACTGTATATAAGTCCACTTTCTATCATCCATTTTTTTGCTTCCACACCAAAACTCAGGGCTGTCTGAATTCCTGGACGTAATTGGTGTTGGTACGTTTTTCCAAAATCAAGGAAAGAAGGAGATTGGATGGTATTTAACATAAGCCCTGTATGCATCATAAGCCAGGTCGATTTTAATGCAACTGGAATTATTTTATTTGGTAATGCATTCAGCACTTGAGGTAAATCGGTTAATACAATTGCATCCAGGTTTTGGGGTAAGCCAGCTTGAAGCACAGGCAGATATTCTATATTTTCTAGAATTGCTGCTGGGTTTTGCAAAGCAATTGCAGAAGCTTCCTGATTGTTCTCTAAAGAACTTGCACTTGAAGTTTGATTGTATTCTATTGATTCCTTTATATTAACTGAAGCACTCACTGAAGCATTGGATGCAGCAGGGATGCTGTTAGAAGAAAGTTGATTTGTCTGTTGTTTTTTTCGACCAGCAATTGGGATTAAACCTTTAGAATGTTCGACATCATAGCTCTGTAAGTGGGCAGTTGATTTATTTTCTTTTGAAGTGCTCTGTGCTGTAGTTGAAAAATTTTCGTTCGCAGCATTCAATTCTGAATTTGTTTGAATTGATTCTGTTTTATTTTGAGCTATAGGGGCGACTAATTCAGCTTGTTTTTCTTTTATTGGTAAAATATTTGTAATGCCAATATTATCCAAAGTGCAGAGTAACAATAAAAACAAAAGCGATTCAATCATACGAGCCCGGATGATATGACGTCTCCGTTCAAGCATCCTGTTTTTCTTAGCTACAAAATGCTGCCAGTTAATTTGTTCAGAATCCAATTCCAAATTTTGGAAGCTCTGTTTAATTTTTTGATCAAATTCTAAATCGCGATCCGCTGCATCCATTTTCTGTTGCATAAAATCCCAATCCGGTTGCGTATTCGTGGAATAGGATTCCAGAATGTCTTTTATATTTTGATCAAAAGCTTTTTCAGATTTTGCCATGTAATAATTCCTTTAATTTAGTGCGTGCTTTCACCAGATTAGATCTGGACGTGCTTTCTGTTATATTTAGTGTTTCTGCAATTTCTCTATGTGAATATCCTTCGATGACAAACATATTGAATACCGACCGGTACATTGGAGGAAGTTTTTGAACAGCCTTCATCACTTCTTCTGCTGCCATGGAGTCCACCGGATGGGTATGTGAATAAGCCAAGGTGCGCGCTTCATCCAAATCGGTCGTTGTACGACGACTTTCTTTTCTATAAAAATCAATCGCAGTATTTACCATAATTCTTCGGATCCAGGCTTGCAATAAAGTTCCTGGTTCGTAAGAGCGAATGTTTGTAAAAACTTTCAAAAATCCTTCGTGTAAAATATCAAATGCATCATCTGAGCTATTTGAATACCGCATACACACAGTCATCATCAAACGGTAGTTTTCCTCATAAATCCGCTGTTGAGCCCAGGATTGCCGTTCAATGCAAGCCAAGATGAGCTCCTGTTCAGATGGATTTATGGGTATTGCTATATTCATAAGAACCTACTCTCTATACAACGTATTTAAAGGCAATTTGCTGCTTTAAAGACGAAAATGAGGTTAAAAAATTGTTTCGATTTTATATTAAATAATATTATATGTATAAATAGCACATATTGTATAGTATATAAATTTTAATTGAGCCTTGGCTCCCAAACATTACTTTTGCAAACTACTATGCACGATCCCAAAGGTAAATTCCTCATTCTTGGATTTAAAGATCCCTTTTTAGCAGCCCGCTTGATTGCCCTGGGAATCTATCCCGGAAAGGAATTGGAAATAAAACGAAAAGCGCTCTTAGGAGGTGCCTTTTATGTAGAGGTCGATTGTTGTCATTTTGCTTTGCGTGAGGATGAATTGCTTGGATTGGAATTAAAACAAATACCAGATGTCAGGGCAATTGTATAAAGTTGGTTTAGTAGGAAATCCAAACAGCGGCAAGACAAGCATTTTCAATCTACTTACCGGTCTGAATCAAAAAGTAGGGAACTATCCTGGGGTTACGGTGGATTCCAAATCTGGTAAATTTTATGCTCAAGACGGATCTGTAATTGAATTAATTGATTTTCCAGGTGCTTATAGCTTACATTCCAATACCTACGATGAGTTTGTATTGACCAGAGCATTGATTGATTTAAAAGACCAAAATCATCCAGATGCAATTATTTATATAGCGGATATCTTATTATTGGATAAACAGTTGCTATTGCTTACTCAAATTATAGATTTAGAATTTCCGGTCATTGTTTGTTTGAGTAATTGTGATTTGGCAGAACCGGGCTTAATCGAAAAATGGACTTTGCTATTAGAACAGAAATTAAAATGTCCCATCATTCCGGTTAGTTCAAAATCACATTTAAACCTGGATACACTTAAGGAACGAATTCAAAGTATCATTCAGTTCTCTCATATTTTTATTTCAAGAAAAAGTAATTATACAATTCCTGAACAAGAGCTTGAAAAATTTGAACCGAATCCCTTGTTCAAAAATGATTACAACATTTTATTGTGGAAGCATTACGGCCAAAAAATTCAATCGTCCAGAATCAACAGTTATTTTGGAAAAGAGCATTCATTAAAACTGCAAATTGAAGAGACGTTGCAGCGGTATGTTTTAATTGATGAATGGGTTTCTTTGGTTCAATTTAACAAAAGTAACCGATCAAAAGAAAATACCAATAAAATTGATTCGGTATTAACGCAACCGCTTTTAGGGGTTACGATTTTTACCGTAATTATGTTTTTTATTTTTCAAGCAATTTTTTCCTGGGCCAGTTATCCAATGGACTGGATTGAATCGGGTTTTGCTTCACTGCAAGGAGGTTTA
This window contains:
- a CDS encoding ferrous iron transport protein A codes for the protein MHDPKGKFLILGFKDPFLAARLIALGIYPGKELEIKRKALLGGAFYVEVDCCHFALREDELLGLELKQIPDVRAIV
- a CDS encoding T9SS type A sorting domain-containing protein, whose protein sequence is MKTFLNSCLFILLGFVLSAQPDDFIPCHNASAHQLFRSKPSEFELQAMLNSNLRSDSFDILNYAIAIDVSNYSGKSITANTTVRFKTKMDQLQWIQLDLKQLTVDSVLYHGLPIVFNYTNDIITAFFGSALPINHEDEIVVYYHGMPVRDPVWGGFYFVDDYIYNLGIGLSTTPPNFGKVWFPCFDNFVERTTYDYIVTSTSDKPAYCVGTFISEEPVGTKLIKRHYRMNTPITTYLSGIAAANYAVAKSEHQGLNTKIPIELISKSPDLEKMKTNFAKIGTAIDAFEYWFGAYRFERVGFVATTQGAMEHPTNVAYPVSTIQNGTLLQNEKLYAHEYGHHWWGDVTTLDDARDMWIKEGNAEYASHLFIEKAYGKDEFIETVKSNLSNILFNAHKNDGGFLPLSPMPYDQTYGTTTYRKGAAMIHNMRGYLGDERYRNVCTMIFDSLNGKSMNAYEFRDFLNRNSGVDMTAYFDDYVFNPGYCTFYIDSFMVYNMNGQHYAYIQVKQKSYHANHLYRDVPLTFTMYNQNLEKQVIKQKVSGDSYDFNVLLPDGYSPSFVLINEDQQLNLASLQSHTIINKTGTANLPNTAITVNVGEVSDSSYVNIVHHLVGPETDRKAINIDKISTNHFWQVHTVNHGKLAIDGRIEYNGIDTQSIDSDILYKSEDSLILVYRKDWSEPWKEYTDYNKLIVNPTDKRGFVRITKLIAGDYALAHGYHVAVANHDFNERLFNVYPNPATDKIHVVGEHTNEISKCEIIDRSGKNVLECDFYDTIDISHLISGSYILHTFNKSGKILSATHFIKK
- a CDS encoding sigma-70 family RNA polymerase sigma factor; its protein translation is MNIAIPINPSEQELILACIERQSWAQQRIYEENYRLMMTVCMRYSNSSDDAFDILHEGFLKVFTNIRSYEPGTLLQAWIRRIMVNTAIDFYRKESRRTTTDLDEARTLAYSHTHPVDSMAAEEVMKAVQKLPPMYRSVFNMFVIEGYSHREIAETLNITESTSRSNLVKARTKLKELLHGKI